The Pomacea canaliculata isolate SZHN2017 linkage group LG14, ASM307304v1, whole genome shotgun sequence genomic sequence aataacccTAGTCATACCGGGTGGgtggaatgggtacctgactccatagagggttggagAAAAGGCGGAGAGCGAGAGATGGGCCCTGCCTTCACGTAAAGCTAACCCCGAGAAAACtgagtctctaacacctcactccccaacaatCTGAAAAAGGTCAGAAGACGACCTTTACCCTCACCCTACCTGCCGAAAGGTCAGCTACAGGATCGCTCACTGGTatgttgcaaaatattttgcattaaaCTCGGTCCACTCGTGCAactaaaacagtaaataaataaagttaatgaAAACGCTGCGTTCCACACTTGTCTCCTTGGCTTCCTGCTGGATAATTTCTCTCGTTTAGCATAAAAATCGCATTTCGCATATCGACCTTTCCACCACCTCGTCCCCACAACAATCACCCAACGACCTATTCTGCTATAAATAACAGCTTGGACTTGCTGCGCGGCTTCCGGCGCAAGGTGTCGGGGCGGTGACCAGCATCCGGTTCATCCGAGTTCAGCCGCAAGATGTCGGCCGTCTTCTTGGCCATGGCCAGGGACGGTCAGAGCATCGTACTTGGCCATGATCTCGTCGCGGATGGACCAAGCCGACTCACGCCCCGCCCGCCGCTCGGCGCCGGAACCTGCCCGTACATCGAAAGGTTTGTTGTGGAGAGGGTCCCACAGGTTCGAATCCTGCGACTCCATGTGCCGCTGGTACTGCGACTGGGTGATGGGGACGATCTCGATGGGGCGGCTACCCGCCAGACGGTTGAAGTCCTGAGCCTTTGTGAACAGGTTTGACAGGCTCCATGCCCTCCCGCCTCTGGTCGCTTCTGTAAACACACAAGACTATCATGAAAGAAGGATGGCATTGACATACTCAAACTGACATATGAATTGTcagtggtgtgagtgtgtgtgagagagagagagggatagaGTGTGAGAGATGTAGAGATGCCTACAAATGGTCTAGATGTAATATTGTCTGTTTTTTCCTTTATCCTTTGTAACTAGAACTTTTCCATGCTCAAATTGTCCATTGGGATTATTGAAGTTGGTCATTGCCATTGCCATTGCCATTGCCATTGCcattgccattgtcattgtcatcgtcattgtcattgtcggTGTGTTCTAAACACAATACAGCGTTGTGTAACTGGGGGAAAGAAACTACTAGAAGAAATGTTACCTTATTTCCTCCAGCTTCTTTTCTCGCATGAAAGCTTCCACCCTGTCCTCTTGCTTCTTCTCCTGGTTGTTGACTTTCTCGTCAAgcttttctcgctctctctctaaGGTCCCCGAGTTTCTGTCATTTCTGTCGCTCAGGATAAAACTCTCAATTTTCTGGTcctgaaacaaaacatttcccGAACCTTCAATTCTATTTTATtcaatgtctgtgtgtttagtCAGTACACCTGGCGGCAATTAGTGACTTAGAGACTTTCCAGGTGTTAGCTCACCTGTCTGGACTCGGGTCGTTTCCCTGCAGTCGGGGCTATTTTGTGGGGAGTATCCCATGGCAACGGGCTCTTCTTAGTTTCCTCGTATCTGACATCAGAGAAGGACGAGTCATCCAGCCATGTTCCGCCACTTACAGTCTTCacaccttctttctctctggcaTTGTAGTGATCACCATTTTGAAGAAGGTTAGTGCTGCTGTTTCCTGTAAACGACCCGCTGTCGTCTTCATTTTGAAATCGTTTGTGTTTTCGTCtggaaaaacaggaaaataaaattcagaatgCACATACGATTGATGGTAAATTCCTttaatatgaattttaattatCTCTTTATATGTGaatacgtgtatgtgtgtgtgagtattttttttttcattttattaacagACGTACAGGGAAGTCaccagctttttttatttaaattttgtcaaaagGATTTTTATTGCTGCATCGATCAAGTTTATCGATTAATGAAACGGGGGCTTTTAGCAAAAACATGATTACGAACTTAAGGCCAGCAGGAAGAAAATATGCACACAcgcatgaaaacacacacacacacacacacacacacacacacacacacacacacacacacacacacacacacacacacacacacacacacacacacacacacacacacgacacacacacagacacacatcgCTGATTTCACACAGACCGGTATTACAAGAAGTCTTGCAGCTTGTGAAGTCAAAACCTCGTCAGTCCAGTTTGATGCCAATCCATAATGCACTCGGAACTCACCTTCGAATGTATTTCCGAAGCTTGTAGACGCAGTAGATGACACTGCACCCGCCGTAAACAAGGACCATGAGGGGCAGGACACAGTACATGGCCAGGTTGTTGTTGTGGCGTAGAACTCCTCGATCTTCTCCCACAAAGTCTTGCTGCCCTCATACTCAGCTGTGGTGGGGCTCTCTGTAGTTTCACCATCTGACGGGTGGGCaatgagataaaataaataaaaacaattgcTTGTTTATAGAGTTTCTATCCCACTAACAAAGGTGGACTCAAGGTACTGACATGTACACGGGTAGATGAAACTGGAGTACCCGTGTTTATTAACAGAGTATGATGCTTTGTGTCCATTGTAAGATGAAGGCTTCTTTTCTGTTGTCCTTCAAGAAGCCTGTCAGATGGGGTGGGGAAGAAtgtgtttattgtaatttttaaaaaaaaatcagtttatttgaGGGAATGTGGGAACCCTTGTCCTGATTGTCGACCTGACAAATCTTTTGTCAAACACTTTAGACATAACACTCAGATCACTATCCTCTGATTGCCCCTTGTCACAACATTATCTGACAAATTGTTTGTCCCAACAATGTCTGACAACACACTTTTACACACCTGCAGACCTCTCGTGGCGAACAAGTGAAATGCTGTCATCGATGAGCAGTCCATCGTCGGAGTAGATGTCGAGTTCTCCAGAAGTCGTCGACGAGACAGCAAGAGGACAGACTGTCTCCTCTGAGCACTTTGCTTCGACCTGTCTGCTCCTTTGTCACACAAAACCCATACATTGATTATTGCTTCATTAATTTTGCACACCTGGAAACAGTTGTTGTTTAAAGCCAGACTTGTTTTCAAAGAGTATTGTCATCCTCCCTTCCCTCACTACCACAtcaggttttatttttcctttctcgtACTTTTcgtgtcatgtttttttttctctgtatgtgtgtaaaagaaagtGATAGGGATTGTCTGACAGAaagaatcaaatttttttcatatacaaCAATGCTTTTAATATCGCCTTTGCATTGCCATGTTAAAATTATGCTTCATATTATCACTAtctcctttccttcttcttgcTTTTCCTCTTCATTCATCAAAATCACTGAAGTTTACACCTGGAGATAGTTTTGAGGTTTGTACTAGTAGCACACGGCAATATTATTACTGAGGTTAAATAATTGATTTCCATCTTTGCCCACCATCATGAAAACGGAATCTGTTGTCTATGAAAGCTCGGTAGAAGCAGTTGCTCTTTATTAATTGTGTTGTGTTCAAACCCTTCCTTCAGCCTCTGGTTGCCTGGCGACGTTGCGATGACATTGGCTTTTGATTTCTGCTCTGATTCCTTTTCGTTTGTCTGCGAGAGGAATGGCCTGGCATGGAGACTGGTAGGAATGAAACATTACTTGGTGCCACGAAATGTTGTCCGACAGCAAACAGGCCTGGAGTCTGATGTTCATCATCTGATGATGTTCATCATCATGTCAGAGGGCAGTTTCTGTGATAAACTTCTAATTTATGTCTTGTCTGCCTCGTCAGGATACAAACTAATCTTTTcagacagtttttttctttcttctctttcttggaAGATTTCAGGCCCTGGAAGAGAGTCTTTCATATTGTCTAACTGTCCATGCCTCTGGTCTGTTGTCTATCTGTTCATGCCTCTTTTGATGGCTTTAGGACTTGTTTTCATAATGTCCCTCGCCTTCAACATGTTTATACTCTTATTGTGTCCCCGAAGCATTTTCGAATAATTCAGTCATTGATTtgtttccctccctcctctGTTAGATGTACTGGCACGCGACAAAGGAATTATTGATTGTCTCGGGACTAAACTCGTTGTGGAACAAACATCTCACATCAAATAACAATTGATTAATAAAAGCTTCTGTACAAAATCCGGAATGTTCTACGCAGTAGGAATGAGCACACCTTTTGGTTATAACAA encodes the following:
- the LOC112555662 gene encoding uncharacterized protein LOC112555662, whose protein sequence is MYCVLPLMVLVYGGCSVIYCVYKLRKYIRRRKHKRFQNEDDSGSFTGNSSTNLLQNGDHYNAREKEGVKTVSGGTWLDDSSFSDVRYEETKKSPLPWDTPHKIAPTAGKRPESRQDQKIESFILSDRNDRNSGTLEREREKLDEKVNNQEKKQEDRVEAFMREKKLEEIRSDQRREGMEPVKPVHKGSGLQPSGG